Proteins from one Fragaria vesca subsp. vesca linkage group LG6, FraVesHawaii_1.0, whole genome shotgun sequence genomic window:
- the LOC101293512 gene encoding palmitoyl-monogalactosyldiacylglycerol delta-7 desaturase, chloroplastic-like, whose translation MEGKTKASITKLFFLAIHSLAFLGPFYFNWSAFWLAVALYFVTGVGMTLSYHRNLSHRSFKLPRWLEYSFAYCAVLALQGSPIEWVSIHRVHHQYTDTWDDPHSPIKGFWYSHIGWVVDYRARAANPDALEFKNVGDLKKQWYYRFLHRTYPFHSVALGFLLYAAGGLPYIVWGIGVRTVCFLHATCSVGSICHMWGKQVWNTGDLSKNNWVLGLLAHGEGWHNNHHAFEYSARQGLEWWEIDTTWYVIRFLEAIGLATDVKLPSEAHKKRKAFPAEVHKKPIY comes from the exons ATGGAAGGAAAAACGAAGGCCTCAATAACCAAGTTGTTTTTCCTGGCCATACATAGCCTTGCTTTTTTGGGGCCGTTTTATTTCAACTGGTCTGCGTTTTGGCTGGCTGTGGCACTCTACTTTGTTACAGGTGTGGGTATGACCCTGTCTTACCATAGAAACCTGTCTCACCGTAGCTTCAAGCTTCCCAGATGGCTCGAGTACTCTTTTGCCTATTGCGCCGTCCTTGCACTCCAG GGAAGTCCAATTGAATGGGTGAGCATACATAGAGTTCATCATCAGTACACTGATACATGGGATGACCCTCACAGTCCCATTAAGGGATTTTGGTACAGTCATATTGGTTGGGTCGTTGACTATCGTGCTCGGGCTGCAAAT CCCGACGCACTAGAATTCAAAAATGTCGGTGATTTGAAGAAGCAATGGTACTATAGGTTTCTTCACCGTACATATCCGTTTCACTCTGTTGCTCTTGGATTTCTGCTATATGCTGCAGGAGGGCTACCATACATTGTTTGGGGAATT GGTGTGAGGACCGTATGTTTTCTCCACGCTACTTGTTCAGTGGGCTCGATCTGCCATATGTGGGGAAAGCAAGTATGGAATACTGGTGACTTGTCTAAAAACAACTG GGTGTTAGGGTTGCTAGCTCATGGAGAAGGTTGGCACAACAATCATCATGCTTTTGAGTACTCAGCTCGACAAGGCTTGGAATGGTGGGAGATTGACACTACTTGGTATGTAATTAGGTTCCTCGAAGCCATTGGGTTGGCCACAGACGTGAAACTCCCATCTGAAGCTCATAAGAAACGAAAGGCTTTCCCTGCTGAAGTTCATAAGAAACCAATTTATTGA
- the LOC101303141 gene encoding uncharacterized protein LOC101303141, which produces MSMGSDNTWVGKKPLRRIGGMSDALSIASDLGFSVAAAPTPEELQNWSSSTGEKGDDLIRVLRELTSVQRKIADLQVELQGRKDDKNVSHLTHVSEMEKKCETLSRITTILKDVIQNKDRIIARLQQPYSLDCIPVEAEYQKQFSELLMKAASDYGALTASVADFQWSQTFKEPPSVWGEMLRPIPVALASCTRFFEAMSAMRESFATLQQLRVGHSDTPSPITPAKDSRRVPGVPDCVTPPPWKTEPSFDDLAIKSSRRPDIKHQEAENEGELDSSSHRRLSWPPSVKNA; this is translated from the exons ATGTCGATGGGGAGTGATAATACATGGGTGGGGAAGAAGCCTCTGAGACGCATCGGAGGCATGTCCGATGCTCTCTCCATTGCTTCCGATCTTGGCTTCTCAGTCGCCGCTGCTCCTACTCCG GAGGAGCTTCAGAATTGGTCGAGTAGTACTGGTGAGAAAGGTGATGACTTGATAAGGGTTCTGAGGGAGCTTACCAGTGTGCAAAGGAAAATAGCAGATCTGCAAGTTGAACTTCAAGGCAGAAAA GATGATAAAAATGTATCACATTTGACGCATGTGAGCGAAATGGAAAAGAAGTGTGAAACTCTATCAAGGATTACTACAATATTAAAAGATGTCATTCAGAACAAG GATCGTATCATTGCTCGTCTCCAACAACCATATTCACTCGATTGCATTCCGGTGGAAGCAGAGTATCAG AAACAATTCTCTGAATTACTGATGAAGGCTGCTAGTGATTATGGAGCATTAACAGCATCAGTTGCCGATTTCCAGTGGAGCCAAACATTTAAGGAGCCTCCTTCAGTATGGGGG GAAATGCTACGTCCAATTCCTGTTGCCTTAGCATCATGCACCCGGTTTTTCGAAGCAATGTCTGCTATGAGAGAGTCGTTTGCAACACTTCAACAACTCAGAGTAGGTCATTCTGATACCCCTTCACCTATCACACCAGCCAAGGATTCCAGAAGAGTACCGGGGGTTCCTGATTGTGTAACTCCACCTCCCTGGAAAACCGAACCAAGCTTTGATGACTTGGCTATCAAAAGCTCAAGAAGGCCGGATATCAAGCATCAAGAAGCAGAGAATGAAGGTGAGCTGGACAGCTCTAGCCATAGGAGATTGTCATGGCCTCCTTCAGTCAAAAATGCCTAA
- the LOC101293810 gene encoding probable disease resistance protein At5g66900-like: protein MALSNEQLSYTNNDELRGLEKVLKVGERLVLKCSNVRLWDLYRKYKYATKLLAWEEELERQLQLGKKTAVVVENIEVSVGSVKEGINQMSSTLGEVNQLMKVNFVVQDQPAESRAWCAVPELPEVIVGLEAPLKDLKTKLLGNDGFSMLVLTAPGGCGKTTLATNFCKDQEVRDKLGKNIFFVTVSKKYSFSFIVEQLYRHNGSQVPTFQNEVIAVQWLQAFLKEVGKKPLLFVLHGVWSGSESLFDKFECRMANIRILVTSRSEFRAFSPPYHLEMLGYDDAMKLFHHSASLGDKSSHIPPHLSRKIVNHCKGFPLAIKVVGRSLCAQPIEMWQNRLNQWSKGSSILDFETDLLLSLQSSLDALDKEKAIIKECFLDLGSFPEDKNVPVNALIDIWSELYDIDEDTSCISSLYELSNRSLANLIDKR from the exons ATGGCACTGTCTAACGAGCAACTGTCTTACACAAACAACGATGAGCTTAGAGGTTTAGAAAAAGTACTCAAGGTTGGCGAAAGGCTTGTTCTGAAGTGCTCAAATGTTCGTCTGTGGGATCTCTACAGAAAGTACAAATATGCCACAAAACTTCTTGCCTGGGAAGAAGAACTTGAAAGACAACTGCAACTGGGGAAGAAAACCGCGGTGGTAGTAGAGAACATAGAGGTTTCTGTAGGGAGTGTGAAGGAGGGGATCAACCAAATGTCTAGTACTCTGGGGGAGGTGAACCAACTCATGAAAGTGAATTTTGTGGTACAAGACCAGCCTGCTGAGAGTAGAGCTTGGTGCGCAGTACCTGAACTTCCAGAGGTTATAGTTGGACTGGAAGCTCCTTTGAAGGATTTGAAGACAAAGCTTCTTGGGAATGATGGATTCTCAATGCTTGTGCTCACTGCTCCCGGAGGATGTGGGAAAACTACCTTGGCAACCAACTTTTGCAAAGATCAGGAAGTCAGAG ATAAATTAGGCAAAAATATCTTCTTTGTCACTGTTTCGAAGAAGTACAGTTTTAGCTTTATTGTAGAACAACTATATCGACACAACGGTTCACAAGTTCCTACTTTCCAAAACGAAGTGATTGCAGTTCAGTGGCTTCAAGCATTTTTAAAGGAAGTAGGAAAGAAACCTTTACTGTTTGTCCTGCATGGTGTTTGGTCCGGATCAGAATCTCTTTTTGATAAATTTGAATGCAGAATGGCAAATATTAGGATTCTTGTGACATCAAGATCTGAATTTCGAGCATTCAGTCCGCCATATCATTTAGAAATGCTGGGTTATGATGATGCAATGAAACTTTTTCATCATTCAGCGTCCTTGGGAGATAAGAGCTCTCATATTCCACCACATCTTTCAAGAAAG ATAGTAAATCATTGTAAGGGATTTCCACTAGCCATTAAAGTGGTAGGGAGATCGCTTTGTGCACAACCTATAGAGATGTGGCAAAACAGACTAAATCAATGGTCTAAAGGTTCTTCTATTTTGGATTTTGAGACTGATTTACTTCTTTCCCTCCAAAGCAGCTTGGATGCTTTGGATAAGGAAAAGGCTATCATCAAAGAGTGTTTCTTGGACCTTGGTTCATTTCCTGAAGACAAAAATGTCCCGGTTAATGCCCTCATTGATATATGGTCCGAGTTATATGATATAGATGAAGACACTTCCTGCATTTCAAGCCTCTATGAACTCAGCAATCGGAGTCTGGCTAATCTTATTGACAAGAGGTAA
- the LOC101294100 gene encoding probable disease resistance protein At5g66900-like produces MSIDPVELALGAVLGTAFSVLYAGVEDLIAKNHLFRGLFKDIKSKLDTLKPLLADMTLSNKQLSYANNDELRGLEQVLKAGEELVRNCSNVSRWDLYRKYKYATKLLAWGEDLESQFKLLQVHGIRDGKRTAVVVENIEVGVSQISSTLEEVNQRMIENFMIQNQSAWCGVPALPEVIVGLKAPLEKLKTELLGNEEFSMLVLTAPGGCGKTTLATKFCTDQEVKDKFGENIYFVTVTKKYSLDSIVEQLYRSKGCQVPTFQNEVNAVQGLQQFLKDEGGKPLLLVLDDVWSGSDSLLCKFDCKMAKMKILVTSRSEFRAFCPPYCLEMLGCDDAMKLFHHSASLGDKSSHIPPKLARKIVERCKGFPLAITVVGRSLCAQPIEMWQDRLNQWSKGSSIFDYETDLLLSLRRSLDALDTERAIIKQCFLDLGSFPEDKRIPVNALIDIWSELHDTHEDTSCIAALCELNNRSLANLTDNRTGKLDGEGYYGDHYVTQHDLLRELAIYHSKLESAELRERLFIDICGSNLPKWWREQKYQALKARLLSISTGCPIFPLLFLSNMFTRFNSLASNSILFVDGESATLKWPNMHLPETEVLVLNLRETKKYAIPEFVEKMENLKVLVITNEHIWKCKLTNPQLLSWFSNLKRMRLEGLSLSSIFNSIQVKSLRKLSLIKCDSESEKFSHAFPNLEEMYMDQTAIWKPLFRGLCDLISLKKLTICRPAWIQVPDEIGNLVNLEELRLMETSQPSEFPDSIRNLKKLNTLCILDCFVLKELPECIGEIRSLRKIDTRGCYRLKKLPLSVLDLKQLEEVIFDEYSERVWLPLLPSLRDKNRDIRIVVAAVTDCRREHLKVEQRRIDFLKRLKMAGGVR; encoded by the exons ATGAGTATTGATCCGGTGGAGCTTGCTTTAGGTGCTGTTCTAGGAACAGCATTCAGTGTACTCTATGCTGGCGTTGAAGATCTGATTGCCAAGAACCACTTGTTCAGAGGTCTCTTCAAAGACATCAAATCCAAGCTAGACACCCTGAAGCCACTCCTCGCCGATATGACACTGTCTAACAAGCAACTGTCGTACGCAAACAACGATGAGCTTAGAGGTTTAGAACAAGTACTCAAGGCCGGAGAAGAGCTTGTTCGAAACTGCTCAAACGTTAGTAGGTGGGATCTCTACAGAAAGTATAAATACGCCACAAAGCTTCTTGCATGGGGAGAAGATCTTGAAAGCCAATTCAAGCTGCTGCAGGTGCACGGAATCAGGGATGGGAAGAGGACTGCGGTGGTAGTAGAAAACATAGAGGTGGGGGTTAGCCAAATCTCTAGTACTCTGGAGGAAGTGAACCAACGCATGATAGAGAATTTTATGATACAAAACCAATCTGCTTGGTGTGGAGTACCTGCACTTCCGGAGGTTATAGTTGGATTGAAAGCTCCATTGGAGAAATTGAAGACCGAGCTTCTTGGGAATGAAGAATTCTCAATGCTTGTGCTCACTGCTCCGGGTGGATGTGGGAAAACTACCTTGGCAACAAAGTTTTGCACAGATCAGGAAGTCAAAG ATAAATTCGGTGAAAATATCTACTTTGTCACTGTTACCAAGAAGTATAGCTTAGATTCAATTGTAGAACAACTATATCGAAGCAAGGGTTGTCAAGTTCCTACTTTCCAAAACGAAGTGAATGCAGTTCAAGGGCTGCAACAGTTTTTAAAGGATGAAGGAGGGAAACCCTTACTGTTGGTCTTGGATGATGTTTGGTCCGGATCAGATTCTCTTCTTTGCAAATTTGATTGCAAAATGGCAAAAATGAAGATTCTGGTGACATCAAGATCTGAATTTCGAGCATTCTGTCCTCCATATTGTCTAGAAATGTTGGGTTGTGACGATGCAATGAAACTTTTTCATCATTCAGCATCCTTGGGAGATAAGAGCTCTCATATTCCACCAAAGCTTGCCAGAAAG ATAGTAGAGCGTTGTAAGGGATTTCCACTTGCCATTACAGTGGTGGGCAGATCACTTTGTGCACAACCTATAGAGATGTGGCAAGACAGACTAAATCAATGGTCTAAAGGTTCATCTATTTTTGATTATGAGACTGATTTACTTCTTTCCCTCCGAAGGAGCTTGGATGCTTTGGACACGGAAAGGGCTATCATCAAACAATGCTTCTTGGACCTTGGTTCATTTCCTGAAGACAAGAGAATCCCTGTTAATGCCCTTATTGATATATGGTCCGAGTTACATGATACGCATGAAGATACTTCGTGTATTGCAGCCCTCTGCGAACTCAACAACCGGAGCCTGGCTAATCTTACAGACAATAG GACGGGGAAATTGGATGGGGAAGGATATTATGGTGACCACTATGTCACCCAACATGATTTGCTTAGGGAGCTGGCTATTTATCACTCGAAGCTAGAATCAGCAGAGCTTAGAGAAAGATTGTTCATAGACATATGTGGAAGCAATCTTCCCAAGTGGTGGAGGGAACAAAAGTATCAAGCTTTGAAAGCTCGCCTTCTATCTATATCAACTGGTTGTCCCATTTTTCCGTTACTGTTCTTAAGCAATATGTTCACTAGATTCAATTCACTTGCATCTAATAGCATTTTGTTTGTAGATGGAGAGTCTGCAACTTTGAAATGGCCAAACATGCATCTGCCAGAAACAGAGGTACTAGTGTTGAATTTGCGGGAGACAAAGAAGTATGCTATACCCGAATTTGTGGAGAAAATGGAGAATTTGAAGGTACTAGTAATCACAAATGAGCATATCTGGAAATGTAAGTTGACCAATCCTCAACTATTAAGTTGGTTTTCCAATCTAAAGAGAATGAGATTAGAGGGCCTCTCATTATCATCCATATTCAACTCCATACAAGTGAAGAGTCTACGGAAGTTGTCTTTGATCAAATGCGATTCTGAATCAGAAAAGTTTTCCCATGCTTTTCCAAATCTTGAAGAGATGTACATGGACCAAACTGCTATTTGGAAGCCATTATTTCGCGGGTTATGTGATCTGATTTCCCTAAAGAAGCTCACCATCTGCCGGCCAGCTTGGATACAAGTTCCTGACGAGATTGGAAATTTGGTCAATTTAGAAGAATTGAGGTTGATGGAAACGTCACAGCCTTCAGAGTTTCCAGACTCGATCAGGAACCTCAAAAAGTTGAACACTCTTTGCATATTGGATTGCTTCGTCTTGAAAGAGTTACCTGAATGTATTGGTGAAATAAGGAGTCTAAGAAAGATAGACACGAGGGGTTGCTACAGGCTCAAGAAGCTGCCGCTATCAGTATTGGATTTGAAGCAGTTAGAGGAGGTGATATTTGATGAATATTCCGAAAGAGTATGGCTACCCCTGTTGCCCAGTCTCAGAGACAAAAACAGAGACATACGCATTGTTGTTGCTGCGGTCACTGATTGCAGAAGAGAGCATTTAAAGGTTGAACAGAGGAGAATAGACTTTCTAAAGCGTCTAAAAATGGCTGGTGGTGTGCGATAG
- the LOC101294390 gene encoding probable disease resistance protein At5g66900-like yields the protein MTLSHKQLSYTNNDELRGLEQARPEKSLFETAQTLVGGISTEIPELPEVIVGLEAPLKDLKTELLGNEGFSMLVVTAPGGCGKTTLATNFCTDHGIRDKFGKNIFFVTVSKKYSLTSIVEQLYRHKGSSIVERCKGFPHAITVVGRSVCAQPIEMWQNRLNQWSRGSSILDFETELLLCLQSSLYALDKEKAIIKECFLDLGSFPEDKRLIYGPSYII from the exons ATGACACTGTCTCACAAGCAACTGTCTTACACAAACAACGATGAGCTTAGAGGTTTAGAACAAGCTAGGCCGGAGAAGAGCTTGTTCGAAACTGCTCAAACGTTAGTAGGTGGGATCTCTACAGAAA TACCTGAACTTCCCGAGGTTATAGTTGGATTGGAAGCTCCTTTGAAGGATTTGAAGACAGAGCTTCTTGGGAATGAAGGATTCTCAATGCTTGTTGTCACCGCTCCCGGAGGATGTGGGAAAACTACCTTGGCAACAAACTTTTGTACAGATCATGGAATCCGAG ATAAATTCGGCAAAAACATCTTCTTTGTCACTGTTTCGAAGAAGTATAGCTTAACTTCTATTGTAGAACAACTATATCGACACAAGGGTTCTTCG ATAGTAGAGCGTTGTAAGGGATTTCCACATGCCATTACAGTGGTGGGTAGATCGGTTTGTGCACAACCTATAGAGATGTGGCAAAACAGACTAAATCAATGGTCTAGAGGTTCATCAATATTGGATTTTGAGACTGAATTACTTCTTTGCCTCCAAAGCAGCTTGTATGCTTTGGATAAGGAAAAGGCTATCATCAAAGAATGTTTCTTGGATCTTGGTTCATTTCCTGAAGACAAAAGATTGATATATGGTCCGAGTTATATAATATAG
- the LOC101302852 gene encoding nucleobase-ascorbate transporter 1-like: MADITHPPMDQLQDLEYCIDSNPPWAETIVLAFQNYIVMLGTSVMVPSLLVPAMGGSDGDKARVIQTLLFVAGIKTLLQALFGTRLPAVVGGSFAYVVPIAYIINDSKFHRITDNHERFLQTMRAIQGALIVASSIQIILGYSQVWGLFSRFFSPLGMAPVVGLVGLGLFERGFPELGKCVEIGIPMLLLVIGFSQYLKHVRPLRDVPIFERFPVLICISIIWIYSLILTASGAYQDKPDRTQVSCRTDRANLISTAPWFKFPYPLQWGPPTFSAGHSFAMMSAVLVSMVESTGAYKAASRLAIATPPPAYVLSRGIGWQGIGVLLDGLYGTGTGSTVSVENVGLLGLTRVGSRRVVQISAGFMIFFSTLGKFGAVFASIPAPIYAALYCILFGLVASVGLSFLQFTNMNSMRNLIITGLSLFLGISVPHFFSEYWNPAHHGLVHTNAGWFNAFLNTIFSSPATVGLIVAVFLDNTIEVEKAKKDRGMPWWVKFRTFRGDSRNEEFYTLPFNLNRFFPPT; this comes from the exons ATGGCTGACATTACACACCCTCCAATGGACCAGCTCCAGGACCTTGAGTATTGCATAGACTCCAACCCTCCTTGGG CTGAAACCATAGTTCTGGCATTTCAAAACTACATTGTGATGCTTGGCACAAGTGTAATGGTCCCTTCATTACTTGTCCCTGCAATGGGTGGAAGTGAT GGTGATAAAGCACGAGTAATACAGACTCTCCTCTTCGTTGCTGGAATTAAGACACTTCTCCAAGCACTTTTTGGAACCAGGCTACCCGCTGTAGTTGGAGGCTCCTTTGCTTATGTTGTTCCAATAGCCTACATTATAAACGACTCCAAGTTCCATCGGATTACTGATAATCATGAA AGATTTTTACAAACAATGCGTGCTATCCAAGGAGCTCTAATTGTAGCTTCAAGCATACAAATCATTCTGGGTTACAGCCAAGTTTGGGGGCTCTTCTCACG GTTTTTCAGTCCTCTTGGCATGGCACCTGTAGTTGGATTAGTTGGTTTAGGATTATTTGAACGTGGATTTCCAGAG CTGGGGAAGTGTGTGGAAATTGGAATTCCAATGCTGTTGTTGGTCATCGGGTTTTCTCAA TATCTGAAGCATGTGAGACCACTTAGAGATGTCCCCATCTTTGAACGGTTTCCAGTATTGATTTGTATCTCAATCATTTGGATCTATTCCCTAATCTTAACTGCTAGTGGGGCTTACCAAGACAAACCCGATAGAACACAAGTCAGCTGTCGTACCGATAGAGCAAATCTCATATCAACTGCCCCATG GTTCAAGTTTCCATATCCACTGCAGTGGGGTCCACCTACATTTTCTGCTGGTCACTCATTTGCAATGATGTCTGCAGTTCTTGTTTCCATGGTTGAG TCAACTGGCGCATACAAGGCTGCATCCAGATTGGCGATTGCCACTCCTCCTCCTGCTTATGTTTTGAGCAGGGGTATAGGCTGGCAG GGAATCGGTGTTCTGCTTGATGGACTTTATGGAACAGGCACTGGTTCAACTGTTTCTGT GGAAAACGTTGGACTCCTTGGACTGACACGAGTTGGAAGTCGTAGAGTTGTTCAAATTTCTGCTGGATTTATGATATTCTTCTCCACCTTAG GTAAATTTGGAGCTGTATTTGCATCCATACCTGCCCCTATATATGCTGCACTATACTGCATTCTCTTCGGACTTGTGG CTTCAGTGGGATTATCATTTCTTCAGTTCACAAATATGAATTCCATGAGAAACCTCATAATTACCGGGCTTTCGCTATTCCTCGGGATATCAGTTCCCCACTTTTTCAGTGAATATTGGAATCCTGCCCATCATGGTCTTGTTCATACCAATGCTGGATGG TTCAATGCATTTTTGAATACAATATTCTCGTCTCCTGCTACTGTCGGGTTGATAGTGGCAGTGTTTCTTGATAACACGATAGAGGTTGAGAAAGCAAAGAAAGACAGAGGAATGCCATGGTGGGTTAAGTTCAGAACATTTCGAGGAGACAGTAGAAATGAAGAGTTCTACACTTTGCCGTTTAATCTCAACAGGTTCTTCCCACCTACGTAG
- the LOC101294688 gene encoding uncharacterized protein LOC101294688 yields MESSAESSDVDRDVELHVIAREPSEAEGGAVTEERSPLLSQAEKPKINIFTLSYPRRKPGEEIIRSFEPEISAASQFLSWVWSGSKYSGLMCMAISSTIYFTMEVVTDVFSVQPIPLLEVAFTRCTMILVLSYMWLRKVEQPLSGLGNAKHLLISRAFMGYISLISFIYCIQRLSLSQAVVLSLTTPIIASGVARFILHETYKVAEIGGLACSFFGVLFIFRQLLTTQDQHGERNSKSITESGHIYAILAGSLSSLTGGISYCLIRAGANSCDQPLLTVFSFSLLASPAAGICLFAFETFVFPSFYSFSLMLVLGVLAFFAEVFLARGLQLEKTSKVTNVLYMEAALSQLWVIGSARIAPTFGRIFGCLLILISVFGTMYIGPDKED; encoded by the exons ATGGAGTCGTCGGCGGAGAGCAGCGACGTGGACCGCGACGTCGAGCTGCACGTGATCGCGCGCGAGCCGTCGGAGGCTGAAGGCGGCGCCGTCACCGAGGAGAGGTCGCCTCTGTTGTCGCAGGCCGAGAAGCCCAAAATCAACATATTCACTCTCTCCTATCCCCGGAGAAAGCCTGGT GAGGAGATAATCAGATCATTTGAACCGGAGATATCGGCCGCATCTCAGTTTCTTTCGTGGGTATGGAGTGGATCTAAATACTCTGGTTTAATGTGCATGGCTATCTCTTCTACCATCTATTTTACGATGGAAGTTGTCACTGATGTTTTTTCAG TTCAGCCCATTCCTTTGCTTGAGGTTGCATTTACGAGATGTACAATGATATTGGTATTGTCATATATGTGGTTGAGAAAGGTTGAACAGCCATTATCTGGGCTGGGAAACGCAAAACATCTTTTGATTTCAAGAGCCTTTATGGGATATATCTCATTGATAAGTTTCATCTATTG CATTCAAAGGTTATCTTTGTCTCAGGCTGTTGTACTTAGCTTAACAACTCCAATTATAGCTTCAGGTGTGGCAAGATTCATTCTACATGAGACTTATAAAGTTGCAGAGATTGGAG GTCTTGCGTGCAGTTTCTTTGGTGTGCTTTTCATTTTTCGACAATTGCTTACTACACAAG ATCAACATGGTGAAAGAAATAGTAAAAGTATCACTGAAAGCGGCCATATATATGCAATCTTAGCCGGTTCACTTTCATCATTAACCGGTGGAATCAGCTACTGTTTAATAAGGGCTGGAGCAAACTCATGTGACCAGCCACT GTTGACAGTCTTTTCATTTAGTTTGCTGGCTAGTCCTGCTGCAGGAATTTGTCTTTTTGCCTTTGAG ACGTTTGTATTCCCAAGTTTTTACTCATTTTCACTTATGCTCGTACTTGGCGTTCTAGCCTTTTTTGCGGAG GTATTTTTAGCACGTGGGCTGCAGCTTGAGAAAACTAGCAAAGTTACAAATGTTCTATACATGGAG GCTGCCTTGTCACAACTCTGGGTCATTGGTTCTGCAAGAATAGCACCAACTTTTGGTCGAATTTTTGGTTGCTTGCTTATTTTAATTTCCGTTTTTGGCACCATGTATATTGGACCTGATAAAGAGGACTGA
- the LOC101303437 gene encoding probable plastidic glucose transporter 1-like: MCTPPPSTFVYPPIPMWVATVPHLPPVLTILTTPRPNPNLFYHSLPKPTPSPNRLRLNMYKTWAVKKQLPHLRIRKPDGEKFRLELEKKGLDFGWLAAFPHVFTASMSNFLFGYHIGVMNGPIVSIARELGFEGNSILEGLVVSIFIVGAFLGSICCGSIVDRLGCRRTFQIDTIPLILGALISAQAHSLDEVLLGRFLVGLGIGVNTVLVPIYISEIAPTKYRGSLGTLCQIGTCLGIISSLCLGIPSETDPHWWRTMLYIASVPGFVLAFGMEFAVDSPRWLCKVGRFSNAKEVIKNVWGASEVEKAIEDIQAVIKNDGSDLESSWSELLEEPNFRVAWIGGALFALQQFAGINGVLYFSSLTFQDVGITSSALASLLIGVTNFAGALCALNLIDKHGRQKLLIGSYLGMALSMFLVVYAISFPRDGELGYNLSILGTVMYIFTFAIGAGPVTGLIIPELSSSRSRGKIMGFSFSVHWICNFLVGLFFLDLVDKFGVAPVYCTFGGVSLFAAIFSTYFIVETKGLSLEEIEMSLSSDFISRGKK; this comes from the exons ATGTGTACTCCTCCTCCTTCTACTTTCGTCTATCCCCCAATTCCGATGTGGGTGGCTACCGTCCCTCATCTCCCTCCGGTTCTGACGATCCTCACCACCCCTCGTCCCAATCCCAACCTTTTCTATCACTCCCTTCCAAAACCAACCCCCTCTCCTAATCGCCTCCGCCTCAACATGTACAAAACATGGGCCGTGAAGAAGCAGCTCCCTCACCTTCGGATTCGAAAGCCAG ATGGTGAGAAGTTTCGGTTAGAGTTGGAAAAGAAAGGTTTGGATTTTGGATGGCTAGCTGCTTTTCCTCACGTGTTTACTGCCTCCATGTCGAATTTTCTGTTTGGCTATCACATAGG GGTGATGAATGGTCCGATCGTTTCGATTGCTCGGGAGCTCGGTTTTGAAGGGAATTCGATTCTGGAGGGGCTTGTGGTGAGCATTTTTATAGTTGGTGCGTTTCTTGGGAGCATATGTTGCGGTTCGATTGTAGATAGACTTGGCTGTAGGAGGACCTTTCAGATTGACACCATTCCTTTGATTCTCGGAGCGTTGATAAG TGCACAAGCGCATTCCTTGGATGAAGTACTTTTGGGCAGGTTTCTTGTTGGCCTTGGCATTGGTGTTAACACCGTTCTTGTTCCTATCTATATCTCAGAG ATTGCTCCAACAAAATATAGAGGTTCATTGGGAACTTTGTGTCAAATTGGCACATGTCTTGGGATCATTTCATCACTATGTCTTGGAATTCCCTCAGAGACTGATCCACACTG GTGGAGGACAATGCTGTATATTGCAAGTGTCCCTGGATTTGTCCTTGCATTTGGAATGGAATTTGCTGTAGATAGCCCCCGTTGGCTATGCAAG GTTGGGAGATTTAGCAATGCTAAAGAAGTGATCAAAAATGTTTGGGGAGCATCAGAAGTTGAAAAGGCAATTGAAGATATTCAGGCAGTAATCAAGAATGATGGTAGTGATTTGGAAAGCAGTTGGTCTGAGCTATTGGAAGAGCCAAACTTTAGAG TTGCATGGATAGGAGGTGCCCTTTTTGCACTTCAACAGTTCGCGGGTATAAATGGTGTTCTTTACTTTTCATCATTGACTTTTCAAGATGTTGGAATTACCAGTAGTGCTTTAGCAAGCTTGCTTATTGGTGTTACCAACTTTGCAG GAGCACTTTGTGCTTTGAACTTGATTGACAAACATGGGAGGCAGAAGCTCTTGATTGGAAGTTACTTGGGAATG GCACTTTCAATGTTTCTTGTGGTATATGCTATCAGTTTTCCACGCGATGGTGAACTTGGTTACAACTTATCAATACTGGGAACAGTCAT GTACATATTCACCTTTGCAATAGGAGCCGGCCCAGTCACTGGTCTTATCATACCAGAACTCAGCAGTAGCAGATCACGCGGGAAGATCATGGGATTCAGTTTTTCTGTTCACTGG ATTTGCAACTTCTTGGTGGGTTTATTTTTCCTCGACTTGGTGGATAAATTTGGAGTTGCTCCAGTTTATTGTACCTTCGGCGGAGTTTCCTTGTTCGCAGCAATATTTTCTACCTACTTTATAGTTGAAACCAAAGGGCTGTCCCTCGAGGAAATAGAAATGTCACTAAGCTCTGATTTCATCTCCAGAGGCAAGAAGTGA